The following are from one region of the Pseudomonas putida genome:
- the aruF gene encoding arginine/ornithine succinyltransferase subunit alpha — protein sequence MLVMRPAQMADLNEVQRMAADSPIGVTSLPDDAARLGDKIAASETSFAAEVSFNGEESYFFVLEDSETGKLAGCSAIVASAGYSEPFYSFRNETFVHASRELKIHNKIHVLSLCHDLTGNSLLTSFYVLPELVNSGWAELNSRGRLLFMASHPERFADSVVTEIVGYSDEQSESPFWDAIGRNFFDLNYADAERLCGLKSRTFLAELMPHYPIYVPLLPDLAQEAMGQVHPRAQITFDILMREGFETEHYIDIFDGGPTLHARTSGIRSIAQSRVVPVKLEDAPVKGGRPYLVCNGQLQDYRAVLLDLDWVPGKPVSLSLAAADALGVGEGASVRLVAV from the coding sequence ATGCTGGTGATGCGCCCCGCGCAAATGGCTGATCTGAACGAAGTGCAGCGCATGGCTGCAGACAGCCCCATTGGTGTCACCTCGCTGCCGGACGACGCTGCTCGCCTGGGCGACAAGATCGCCGCTTCCGAGACTTCCTTCGCCGCCGAGGTCAGCTTCAATGGCGAGGAAAGCTACTTCTTCGTCCTTGAAGACAGCGAAACCGGCAAGCTGGCAGGCTGCTCGGCGATCGTCGCCTCGGCCGGCTACTCCGAGCCGTTCTACAGCTTTCGTAACGAAACCTTCGTGCACGCCTCGCGCGAGCTGAAGATCCACAACAAGATCCACGTGCTTTCGCTGTGCCACGACCTGACCGGCAACAGCCTGCTGACCAGCTTTTATGTACTGCCGGAGCTGGTGAACAGTGGCTGGGCCGAGCTCAATTCACGTGGTCGCCTGTTGTTCATGGCTTCGCACCCGGAGCGCTTCGCCGATTCGGTGGTGACCGAGATCGTCGGCTACAGCGACGAGCAGAGTGAATCACCGTTCTGGGATGCCATCGGTCGCAACTTCTTCGACCTCAACTACGCCGATGCCGAACGCCTGTGCGGCCTCAAGAGCCGCACCTTCCTCGCCGAGCTGATGCCGCACTACCCGATCTATGTGCCGCTGCTGCCTGACCTGGCGCAGGAAGCCATGGGCCAGGTGCACCCGCGGGCGCAGATTACCTTCGACATCCTCATGCGCGAAGGCTTCGAGACCGAGCACTACATCGACATCTTCGACGGCGGCCCGACCCTGCATGCGCGTACCTCGGGTATCCGCTCGATCGCCCAGAGCCGGGTGGTGCCGGTGAAGCTCGAGGACGCCCCGGTCAAGGGCGGGCGCCCATACCTGGTGTGCAATGGCCAGTTGCAGGACTACCGCGCAGTGCTGCTGGACCTGGACTGGGTGCCCGGCAAGCCGGTCAGCCTGAGCCTGGCGGCCGCCGATGCGCTGGGGGTGGGCGAGGGCGCCAGCGTGCGCCTGGTCGCGGTCTGA
- a CDS encoding aspartate aminotransferase family protein, protein MSVEQAPVQRADFDQVMVPNYSPAAFIPVRGEGSRVWDQSGRELIDFAGGIAVNALGHCHPALVKALTEQANTLWHVSNVFTNEPALRLAHKLVDATFADRAFFCNSGAEANEAAFKLARRVAHDRFGPEKHEIISTVNSFHGRTLFTVSVGGQPKYSDGFGPKITGISHVPYNDLEALRAQISDKTCAVVIEPIQGESGVVPADKAYLEGARKLCDEHNALLIFDEVQTGVGRTGSLYAYQHYGVTPDILTSAKSLGGGFPIGAMLTTTELAKHLAVGTHGTTYGGNPLGCAVACAVLDVVNTPETLAGIKAKHERFKVRLEQIGQKYQLFTQVRGVGLLLGCVLADAWKGKAKDVLNAAEKEGVMVLQAGPDVVRFAPSLVVEDADIDEGLDRFERAVATLTQA, encoded by the coding sequence ATGTCCGTTGAGCAAGCCCCGGTGCAACGTGCCGATTTCGACCAGGTCATGGTTCCCAACTATTCTCCGGCGGCCTTCATTCCTGTGCGAGGCGAGGGTTCCCGTGTCTGGGACCAGTCAGGTCGTGAGCTGATCGACTTTGCCGGCGGCATCGCGGTCAACGCCCTGGGCCACTGCCACCCGGCACTGGTCAAGGCCCTGACCGAGCAGGCCAACACCCTCTGGCACGTATCCAACGTGTTCACCAACGAGCCGGCGCTGCGCCTGGCCCACAAGCTGGTGGACGCCACCTTTGCCGACCGTGCGTTCTTCTGCAACTCCGGCGCCGAGGCCAACGAGGCCGCGTTCAAGCTGGCCCGGCGCGTTGCTCATGACCGCTTCGGCCCGGAAAAACACGAAATCATTTCCACCGTGAACAGCTTCCACGGCCGTACCCTGTTTACCGTCAGCGTCGGTGGCCAGCCGAAGTATTCCGACGGCTTCGGTCCGAAGATCACCGGCATCAGCCACGTGCCGTACAACGACCTGGAAGCGCTGAGGGCACAGATTTCCGACAAGACCTGCGCCGTGGTGATCGAGCCGATTCAAGGCGAGAGCGGCGTGGTACCGGCTGACAAGGCCTACCTGGAAGGCGCGCGCAAACTGTGTGACGAACACAACGCCCTGCTGATCTTCGACGAAGTGCAGACCGGCGTGGGCCGTACCGGTTCGCTGTATGCCTACCAGCACTACGGTGTGACGCCGGATATCCTGACCAGCGCCAAGAGCCTGGGCGGCGGCTTCCCGATCGGCGCCATGCTGACCACCACCGAGCTGGCCAAGCACCTGGCCGTCGGCACCCACGGCACCACCTATGGCGGCAACCCGCTGGGTTGCGCCGTCGCCTGCGCAGTGCTGGACGTGGTCAACACCCCGGAAACCCTGGCTGGCATCAAGGCCAAGCACGAGCGTTTCAAGGTGCGCCTGGAGCAGATCGGCCAGAAATACCAGCTATTCACCCAGGTGCGTGGCGTTGGCCTGTTGCTGGGCTGCGTGCTCGCCGACGCCTGGAAAGGCAAGGCCAAGGACGTGCTCAACGCCGCCGAGAAGGAAGGTGTGATGGTGCTGCAGGCCGGCCCGGATGTGGTCCGCTTTGCCCCAAGCCTGGTGGTTGAAGACGCCGATATCGATGAAGGCCTGGATCGCTTCGAGCGCGCCGTGGCCACCCTGACCCAGGCCTGA